One window of the Triticum dicoccoides isolate Atlit2015 ecotype Zavitan chromosome 3B, WEW_v2.0, whole genome shotgun sequence genome contains the following:
- the LOC119275116 gene encoding 17.5 kDa class II heat shock protein-like, with the protein MAGMVFGLENPMMTALQHLLDIPDGEAGVAAGEKQGPTRAYVRDARAMAATPADVKELPGAYVFVVDMPGLGSGDIQVQVEDERVLVISGERRREEKEDAKYLRMERRMGKLMRKFMLPGNADMEKISAACRDGVLTVTVEKLPPPEPKKPKTIQVQVA; encoded by the coding sequence ATGGCGGGCATGGTGTTCGGCTTGGAGAACCCGATGATGACGGCGCTGCAGCACCTGCTGGACATCCCAGACGGCGAGGCCGGCGTCGCCGCCGGCGAGAAGCAGGGCCCTACACGTGCCTACGTCCGGGACGCGCGCGCCATGGCAGCCACCCCGGCGGACGTGAAGGAGCTGCCGGGCGCGTACGTGTTCGTGGTGGACATGCCGGGGCTGGGTTCCGGCGACATCCAGGTGCAGGTGGAGGACGAGCGGGTACTGGTCATCAGCGGCGagcggaggagggaggagaaggaggACGCCAAGTACCTGCGGATGGAGCGCCGCATGGGCAAGCTGATGCGCAAGTTCATGCTCCCCGGCAACGCCGACATGGAGAAGATCTCCGCCGCGTGCCGCGACGGCGTGCTGACCGTCACCGTCGAGAAGCTGCCGCCGCCCGAgcccaagaagcccaagaccaTCCAGGTCCAGGTTGCCTGA